Proteins encoded within one genomic window of Streptomyces rubradiris:
- a CDS encoding shikimate kinase codes for MPAIVLVGPMGVGKSTVGRLLADHLGVGYRDTDDDIVAAQGRTIAEIFVDEGESAFRALEKAAVRAALAGHDGVLALGGGAVLDEETRALLAGHRVVYLSMEVEEAVKRTGLNVARPLLAVNPRKQWRELMEARRHLYEQVAVAMVATDGRTPEEVTQSVLDALELKQR; via the coding sequence ATGCCGGCGATCGTCCTGGTCGGGCCGATGGGCGTGGGCAAGTCCACGGTGGGTCGGCTGCTCGCCGACCACCTCGGCGTGGGCTACCGGGACACCGACGACGACATCGTGGCCGCCCAGGGCCGCACCATCGCCGAGATCTTCGTGGACGAGGGCGAGAGCGCCTTCCGCGCGCTGGAGAAGGCGGCCGTGCGGGCCGCCCTCGCCGGGCACGACGGCGTCCTGGCGCTGGGCGGCGGCGCCGTCCTGGACGAGGAGACGCGGGCGCTGCTGGCCGGGCACCGGGTGGTCTACCTGTCGATGGAGGTCGAGGAGGCCGTCAAGCGCACCGGCCTGAACGTGGCCCGCCCGCTGCTCGCGGTCAACCCCCGCAAGCAGTGGCGCGAACTGATGGAAGCGCGTCGGCACCTGTACGAACAGGTCGCGGTCGCGATGGTCGCGACGGACGGTCGTACCCCCGAAGAGGTCACGCAGAGCGTGCTGGACGCACTGGAGTTGAAGCAGCGATGA
- the ruvX gene encoding Holliday junction resolvase RuvX, with protein MRRGRRLAIDVGDARIGVASCDPDGILATPVETVPGRDIPAAHRRLRQLVEEYDPIEVVVGLPRSLKGGEGPAAVKVRAFAQELARGVQPVPVRLVDERMTTVTASQGLRASGVKSKKGRSVIDQAAAVIILQQALESERVSGKPPGEGVEVVI; from the coding sequence ATGCGCAGAGGACGTCGGCTCGCGATCGACGTCGGGGACGCCCGGATCGGGGTCGCCTCGTGCGACCCCGACGGGATCCTCGCCACCCCGGTGGAGACCGTCCCCGGCAGGGACATCCCCGCCGCCCACCGCCGCCTTCGTCAACTGGTGGAGGAGTACGACCCGATCGAGGTCGTCGTCGGCCTCCCTCGCTCCCTCAAGGGGGGCGAGGGCCCGGCCGCGGTCAAGGTCCGCGCCTTCGCGCAGGAACTGGCCCGGGGGGTCCAGCCGGTGCCGGTGCGCCTGGTGGACGAGCGGATGACGACCGTGACGGCCAGTCAGGGACTGCGCGCCTCCGGCGTGAAGTCCAAGAAGGGCCGTTCGGTCATCGACCAGGCGGCGGCCGTGATCATCCTGCAGCAGGCCCTGGAATCCGAACGGGTGTCAGGCAAACCACCCGGTGAGGGCGTCGAAGTGGTCATCTGA
- the alaS gene encoding alanine--tRNA ligase has product MESAEIRRRWLSFFEERGHTVVPSASLIADDPTLLLVPAGMVPFKPYFLGEVKPPFPRATSVQKCVRTPDIEEVGKTTRHGTFFQMCGNFSFGDYFKEGAIKLAWELLTTPQDKGGYGLDPERLWITVYQDDDEAERIWHEVVGVPKERIQRLGMKDNFWSMGVPGPCGPCSEINYDRGPEFGVEGGPAVNDERYVEIWNLVFMQYERGEGIGKDNFEILGDLPSKNIDTGLGLERLAMILQGVQNMYEIDTSMAVIDKATELTGVRYGDAHDSDVSLRVVTDHMRTATMLIGDGVTPGNEGRGYVLRRIMRRAIRNMRLLGATGPVVKDLIDTVIGMMGQQYPELITDRERIEKVALAEENAFLKTLKAGTNILDTAVSETKASGGTVLSGDKAFLLHDTWGFPIDLTLEMAAEQGLTVDEDGFRRLMKEQRERAKADAQAKKTGHADLGAYREIADSAGETDFIGYTDTEGESTIVGILVDGASSPAATEGDEVEIVLDRTPFYAEGGGQIGDTGRIKVDSGAVIEVRDCQKPVPGVYVHKGVVQVGEVTVGAKAHAAIDARRRHAIARAHSATHLTHQALRDALGPTAAQAGSENQPGRFRFDFGSPSAVPTAVMTDVEQKINEVLARDLDVHAEVMGIDEAKKQGAIAEFGEKYGERVRVVTIGDFSKELCGGTHVHNTAQLGLVKLLGESSIGSGVRRIEALVGVDAYNFLAREHTVVNQLTELLKGRPEELPEKVSAMLGKLKDAEKEIERFRAEKVLQAAAGLAESAKDVRGVAVVTGQVPDGTTPDDLRKLVLDVRGRIQGGRAAVVALFTVTGGKPLTVIATNDAARDRGLKAGDLVRTAAKTLGGGGGGKPDVAQGGGQNPAAVGEAVEAVERLVAETAK; this is encoded by the coding sequence ATGGAGTCGGCCGAGATTCGCCGCCGCTGGCTGAGCTTCTTCGAGGAGCGCGGGCACACCGTCGTCCCTTCGGCGTCGCTCATCGCGGACGACCCGACTCTGCTCCTCGTCCCCGCCGGCATGGTGCCCTTCAAGCCCTACTTCCTGGGTGAGGTCAAGCCGCCGTTCCCGCGCGCCACCAGCGTGCAGAAGTGCGTGCGCACGCCCGACATCGAAGAGGTCGGCAAGACCACGCGGCACGGCACGTTCTTCCAGATGTGCGGCAACTTCTCCTTCGGCGACTACTTCAAGGAAGGCGCCATCAAGCTCGCCTGGGAGCTGCTCACCACGCCCCAGGACAAGGGCGGTTACGGCCTCGACCCCGAGCGCCTGTGGATCACCGTCTACCAGGACGACGACGAGGCGGAGCGGATCTGGCACGAGGTCGTCGGCGTGCCGAAGGAGCGCATCCAGCGCCTGGGCATGAAGGACAACTTCTGGTCCATGGGCGTGCCCGGTCCGTGCGGCCCCTGCTCCGAGATCAACTACGACCGCGGCCCCGAGTTCGGCGTCGAGGGCGGCCCCGCCGTCAACGACGAGCGGTACGTCGAGATCTGGAACCTCGTCTTCATGCAGTACGAGCGGGGCGAGGGCATCGGCAAGGACAACTTCGAGATCCTCGGGGACCTGCCGAGCAAGAACATCGACACGGGCCTCGGCCTGGAGCGGCTCGCCATGATTCTGCAGGGCGTGCAGAACATGTACGAGATCGACACCTCCATGGCCGTCATCGACAAGGCCACCGAGCTGACCGGCGTGCGCTACGGCGACGCCCACGACTCGGACGTGTCCCTGCGCGTGGTCACCGACCACATGCGCACCGCCACCATGCTCATCGGCGACGGCGTCACCCCCGGCAACGAGGGCCGCGGCTACGTCCTGCGCCGCATCATGCGCCGCGCCATCCGCAACATGCGGCTGCTCGGCGCCACCGGTCCGGTCGTCAAGGACCTGATCGACACCGTGATCGGCATGATGGGGCAGCAGTACCCGGAGCTGATCACCGACCGCGAGCGCATCGAGAAGGTCGCCCTCGCCGAGGAGAACGCCTTCCTCAAGACGCTGAAGGCCGGCACCAACATCCTGGACACCGCCGTCTCCGAGACCAAGGCCTCCGGCGGCACCGTCCTCTCCGGCGACAAGGCGTTCCTGCTCCACGACACCTGGGGCTTCCCGATCGACCTCACCCTGGAGATGGCCGCCGAGCAGGGCCTGACCGTGGACGAGGACGGCTTCCGCCGCCTGATGAAGGAGCAGCGGGAGCGCGCCAAGGCCGACGCCCAGGCCAAGAAGACCGGTCACGCCGACCTGGGCGCCTACCGCGAGATCGCGGACAGCGCCGGCGAGACCGACTTCATCGGCTACACCGACACCGAGGGCGAGTCCACCATCGTCGGCATCCTGGTCGACGGCGCCTCCTCTCCGGCCGCCACCGAGGGCGACGAGGTCGAGATCGTCCTGGACCGCACCCCGTTCTACGCCGAGGGCGGCGGCCAGATCGGCGACACCGGCCGCATCAAGGTGGACTCCGGTGCCGTCATCGAGGTCCGCGACTGCCAGAAGCCGGTGCCGGGCGTGTACGTCCACAAGGGCGTCGTCCAGGTCGGCGAGGTGACCGTCGGCGCCAAGGCCCACGCCGCCATCGACGCCCGCCGCCGCCACGCCATCGCCCGCGCGCACTCGGCCACCCACCTGACCCACCAGGCCCTGCGCGACGCCCTCGGCCCGACGGCCGCCCAGGCCGGTTCGGAGAACCAGCCCGGCCGCTTCCGCTTCGACTTCGGCTCCCCGTCCGCCGTCCCGACGGCCGTGATGACCGACGTCGAGCAGAAGATCAACGAGGTGCTCGCCCGCGACCTGGACGTGCACGCCGAGGTCATGGGCATCGACGAGGCCAAGAAGCAGGGCGCCATCGCCGAGTTCGGCGAGAAGTACGGCGAGCGGGTGCGCGTCGTGACCATCGGCGACTTCTCCAAGGAGCTGTGCGGCGGCACGCACGTGCACAACACCGCCCAGCTGGGCCTGGTGAAGCTGCTCGGCGAGTCCTCCATCGGCTCCGGTGTGCGCCGTATCGAGGCCCTGGTCGGCGTGGACGCCTACAACTTCCTCGCCCGTGAGCACACGGTCGTCAACCAGCTGACCGAGCTGCTCAAGGGCCGTCCGGAGGAGCTGCCCGAGAAGGTCTCCGCCATGCTCGGCAAGCTGAAGGACGCCGAGAAGGAGATCGAGCGCTTCCGCGCCGAGAAGGTCCTCCAGGCCGCCGCCGGCCTCGCCGAGTCCGCCAAGGACGTCCGCGGCGTGGCCGTGGTCACCGGCCAGGTGCCGGACGGCACGACGCCCGACGACCTGCGCAAGCTGGTCCTGGACGTGCGCGGCCGGATCCAGGGCGGCCGGGCCGCCGTGGTGGCCCTGTTCACGGTCACGGGCGGCAAGCCGCTGACGGTCATCGCCACCAACGACGCCGCCCGTGACCGCGGTCTCAAGGCCGGTGACCTGGTCCGCACCGCCGCCAAGACCCTCGGCGGCGGCGGTGGCGGCAAGCCGGACGTGGCCCAGGGCGGCGGCCAGAACCCGGCCGCCGTCGGCGAGGCCGTCGAGGCCGTCGAGCGGCTCGTCGCCGAGACCGCCAAGTAG
- the aroC gene encoding chorismate synthase: MSRLRWLTAGESHGPALVATLEGLPAGVPITTEMVADHLARRRLGYGRGARMKFERDEVTFLGGVRHGLTLGSPVAVMVGNTEWPKWEQVMAADPVDPEVLAGLARNAPLTRPRPGHADLAGMQKYGFDEARPVLERASARETAARVALGAVARSYLKETAGIEIVSHVVELASARAPYGVYPTPADVERLDADPVRCLDADASKAMVAEIDQAHKDGDTLGGVVEVLAYGVPVGLGSHVHWDRRLDARLAAALMGIQAIKGVEVGDGFELARVPGSKAHDEIVTTDEGIRRVTGRSGGTEGGLSTGELLRVRAAMKPIATVPRALRTVDVVTGEAAQAHHQRSDVCAVPAAGIVAEAMVALVLADAVAEKFGGDSVTETRRNVRSYLDSLAIR; this comes from the coding sequence TTGAGCAGGCTGCGTTGGCTGACCGCGGGGGAGTCCCACGGTCCCGCACTTGTCGCGACGCTGGAGGGTCTTCCCGCCGGCGTACCGATCACCACGGAGATGGTGGCGGACCACCTGGCGCGGCGGCGGCTCGGCTATGGCCGTGGTGCGCGGATGAAGTTCGAGCGGGACGAGGTCACCTTCCTGGGTGGTGTCCGGCACGGGCTGACCCTGGGCTCGCCGGTGGCGGTGATGGTGGGCAACACCGAGTGGCCGAAGTGGGAGCAGGTCATGGCGGCCGACCCGGTGGATCCGGAGGTGCTGGCCGGGCTGGCGCGCAATGCTCCGCTGACCCGTCCGCGTCCGGGGCACGCCGACCTGGCGGGGATGCAGAAGTACGGCTTCGACGAGGCCCGTCCGGTGCTGGAGCGTGCCTCGGCCCGGGAGACGGCGGCCCGGGTGGCGCTGGGCGCGGTGGCCCGTTCGTACCTGAAGGAGACGGCGGGGATCGAGATCGTCTCCCATGTGGTGGAGCTGGCCTCGGCGCGGGCGCCGTACGGGGTGTACCCGACGCCGGCGGATGTGGAGCGGCTGGACGCGGATCCGGTGCGATGTCTGGACGCGGACGCCTCCAAGGCGATGGTCGCGGAGATCGACCAGGCCCACAAGGACGGTGACACCCTGGGTGGTGTGGTGGAGGTGCTGGCGTACGGGGTGCCGGTCGGGCTGGGCTCGCATGTGCACTGGGACCGGCGGCTGGACGCGCGGCTGGCGGCTGCGCTGATGGGCATCCAGGCGATCAAGGGTGTGGAGGTCGGTGACGGTTTCGAGCTGGCGCGGGTGCCGGGTTCGAAGGCGCACGACGAGATCGTGACCACGGACGAGGGCATCAGGCGGGTCACGGGCCGTTCCGGTGGGACCGAGGGTGGTCTGAGCACGGGTGAGCTGCTGCGGGTGCGGGCGGCGATGAAGCCGATCGCGACGGTGCCGCGGGCGCTGCGGACGGTCGACGTGGTCACCGGTGAGGCGGCGCAGGCGCATCACCAGCGTTCGGACGTGTGCGCGGTGCCGGCCGCCGGGATCGTCGCCGAGGCCATGGTCGCGCTGGTCCTGGCGGACGCGGTGGCGGAGAAGTTCGGCGGCGACAGCGTCACCGAGACCCGCCGCAACGTCCGCTCCTACCTCGACAGCCTGGCGATCAGGTGA
- the aroB gene encoding 3-dehydroquinate synthase: MSDAVTRIQVGATAGTDAYEVLVGRQLLGELAGLIGDRAKRVAVIHPEALAETGEALRADLAGQGYEAVAIQVPNAEEAKTAEVAAYCWKALGQCGFTRTDVIVGVGGGSTTDLAGFVAATWLRGVRWVAIPTTVLAMVDAAVGGKTGINTAEGKNLVGAFHPPAGVLCDLAALDSLPVHDYVSGLAEVIKAGFIADPVILDLIEADPEAARTPAGPHTAELIERSIRVKADVVSADLKESGLREILNYGHTLGHAIEKNERYKWRHGAAVSVGMHFAAELGRLAGRLDDATADRHRAILEAVGLPLHYRYDQWPKLLETMKVDKKSRGDLLRFIVLDGLAKPTVLEGPDPAVLLAAYGEVGQ; encoded by the coding sequence ATGAGCGACGCAGTCACCCGGATCCAGGTCGGGGCCACGGCGGGCACGGACGCCTACGAGGTGCTGGTCGGCCGGCAACTGCTGGGCGAGCTGGCCGGACTGATCGGCGACCGGGCCAAGCGGGTCGCGGTGATCCACCCGGAGGCGCTCGCGGAGACCGGCGAGGCGCTGCGCGCCGACCTGGCCGGGCAGGGGTACGAGGCCGTCGCGATCCAGGTCCCCAACGCGGAGGAGGCCAAGACCGCCGAGGTCGCCGCCTACTGCTGGAAGGCGCTGGGCCAGTGCGGCTTCACCCGCACCGACGTCATCGTGGGCGTCGGCGGCGGCTCCACCACGGACCTGGCCGGGTTCGTCGCGGCGACCTGGCTGCGCGGGGTGCGCTGGGTGGCGATCCCGACCACCGTGCTGGCCATGGTGGACGCGGCGGTCGGCGGCAAGACCGGGATCAACACCGCCGAGGGCAAGAACCTCGTCGGTGCCTTCCACCCGCCCGCCGGTGTGCTGTGCGACCTGGCCGCGCTCGACTCGCTGCCGGTCCATGACTACGTCTCCGGCCTGGCCGAGGTCATCAAGGCGGGCTTCATCGCCGACCCGGTGATCCTGGACCTGATCGAGGCCGACCCCGAGGCCGCCCGCACCCCGGCCGGCCCGCACACCGCCGAGCTGATCGAGCGGTCGATCCGGGTGAAGGCCGACGTGGTCTCCGCGGACCTGAAGGAGTCCGGGCTGCGGGAGATCCTCAACTACGGCCACACCCTGGGCCACGCGATCGAGAAGAACGAGCGGTACAAGTGGCGGCACGGCGCCGCGGTCTCCGTCGGCATGCACTTCGCCGCCGAGCTGGGCCGCCTGGCGGGCCGCCTGGACGACGCGACCGCCGACCGGCACCGCGCCATCCTGGAAGCCGTCGGCCTGCCGCTGCACTACCGCTACGACCAGTGGCCCAAGCTGCTGGAGACGATGAAGGTCGACAAGAAGTCCCGCGGCGACCTGCTCCGCTTCATCGTCCTGGACGGACTGGCCAAGCCCACCGTCCTGGAAGGTCCCGACCCGGCCGTCCTCCTCGCCGCGTACGGCGAGGTCGGGCAGTAG
- the mltG gene encoding endolytic transglycosylase MltG, with product MTEYGRGQGSEPWNPEDPLSGDGGWGGQQAQQGSQSPYGDRPQHYPQAPGYGDDWSQGQQPGYEGQQHPHHDGRQYEEQLAGHTQHQFHQGGWDATGTVGQVPYAADPGDPYGQQPVAYGGEQPDLYGTEDAYPPPEPPGRRRPEPGPEAEPAEDDEHAPAVAGGGAGDDGEHEPASRRERRGKGRKPVKSKKRRTGCACMVVVLVFGGGLGGVGYFGYQFYQNRFGTAPDYAGEGTGETVTVEIPKGAGGWEIGRRLKEAGVVKSAEAFVHAQTNTPGADGIQAGAYLLKKEMSAGSAVRLMLDPRSQNNVVVTPGERNSGVYAAIDKKLELSSGTTKKVAEKQYKDFGLPAWAQNHADLKDPLEGFLFPGTYPAAKGMKPEAILQQMVSQAKQKYAAYGLNDKAKEFDLDSAYELVTVASLVQAEGKTHDDFRKMAEVVYNRLKPDNTETNRKLQFDSTYNYLLGKSNIHISEEEINSNPSPYNTYKHPGLPPGPIGNPGEDALKAMLNPTHDGWVYFVATDGMSNTEFAKTYAEFLELKDKFNANTGN from the coding sequence ATGACTGAGTATGGCCGGGGCCAAGGCTCCGAACCGTGGAATCCGGAGGACCCGTTGTCCGGGGACGGCGGATGGGGCGGACAGCAGGCCCAGCAGGGCTCGCAGTCCCCGTACGGCGACCGGCCGCAGCACTATCCGCAGGCGCCGGGGTACGGCGACGACTGGAGCCAGGGGCAGCAGCCCGGATACGAGGGACAGCAGCACCCGCACCACGACGGCCGGCAGTACGAAGAACAGCTCGCCGGGCACACCCAGCACCAGTTCCACCAGGGCGGCTGGGACGCGACCGGCACCGTCGGCCAGGTGCCCTACGCCGCCGACCCGGGCGATCCCTACGGCCAGCAGCCCGTGGCCTACGGCGGGGAGCAGCCCGACCTCTACGGCACCGAGGACGCCTACCCGCCGCCGGAGCCGCCCGGCCGCAGGCGGCCCGAGCCCGGCCCGGAGGCGGAGCCGGCCGAGGACGACGAGCACGCCCCGGCGGTGGCCGGCGGCGGCGCGGGTGACGACGGGGAGCACGAGCCCGCGAGCCGCCGGGAGCGGCGCGGCAAGGGCCGCAAGCCGGTCAAGAGCAAGAAGCGGCGCACCGGCTGCGCCTGCATGGTCGTCGTCCTGGTGTTCGGCGGCGGCCTCGGCGGAGTCGGGTATTTCGGGTACCAGTTCTACCAAAATCGTTTCGGCACGGCCCCGGACTACGCGGGCGAGGGCACCGGCGAGACGGTCACCGTCGAGATCCCCAAGGGCGCGGGCGGCTGGGAGATCGGCCGCCGCCTGAAGGAGGCCGGGGTCGTCAAGAGCGCCGAGGCGTTCGTCCACGCCCAGACCAACACCCCGGGCGCCGACGGCATCCAGGCCGGTGCCTACCTCCTGAAGAAGGAGATGTCCGCCGGCAGCGCCGTCCGGCTGATGCTGGACCCGCGCAGCCAGAACAACGTGGTCGTCACCCCCGGCGAGCGCAACTCGGGCGTCTACGCGGCCATCGACAAGAAGCTGGAGCTGTCCTCGGGGACGACCAAGAAGGTCGCCGAGAAGCAGTACAAGGACTTCGGACTGCCGGCGTGGGCGCAGAACCACGCCGACCTCAAGGACCCGCTGGAGGGCTTCCTCTTCCCCGGCACCTATCCGGCCGCCAAGGGCATGAAGCCGGAGGCCATCCTCCAGCAGATGGTCAGCCAGGCCAAGCAGAAGTACGCCGCCTACGGCCTGAACGACAAGGCCAAGGAATTCGACCTGGACAGCGCGTACGAGCTCGTCACGGTCGCGAGCCTGGTCCAGGCCGAGGGCAAGACCCACGACGACTTCCGCAAGATGGCCGAGGTGGTCTACAACCGCCTCAAGCCCGACAACACCGAGACCAACCGCAAGCTGCAGTTCGACTCGACCTACAACTACCTCCTCGGCAAGAGCAACATCCACATCTCCGAGGAGGAGATCAACAGCAACCCGAGCCCGTACAACACGTACAAGCACCCGGGACTTCCGCCCGGCCCGATCGGCAACCCCGGCGAGGACGCGCTGAAGGCGATGCTGAACCCGACGCACGACGGCTGGGTCTACTTCGTGGCGACCGACGGCATGAGCAACACCGAGTTCGCCAAGACGTACGCGGAATTCCTAGAGCTCAAGGACAAGTTCAATGCCAACACGGGCAACTGA
- a CDS encoding DUF948 domain-containing protein, with translation MRTVSGTEVAGILVAVFWAILVSFLAVALARLAQTLKATTKLVADVTDQAVPLLADASQAVRSAQTQIDRVDAIASDVQEVTSNASALSTTVASTFGGPLVKVAAFGYGVRRALGGRKGEDVPAKSARRTVIVGRTVPAARRKRK, from the coding sequence GTGCGCACAGTGTCCGGTACAGAGGTGGCCGGGATTCTGGTGGCCGTCTTCTGGGCGATCCTGGTCTCCTTCCTCGCGGTCGCGCTGGCGAGGCTGGCCCAGACGCTCAAGGCGACCACCAAGCTCGTCGCGGACGTGACCGACCAGGCCGTCCCGCTGCTCGCCGACGCCTCCCAGGCGGTGCGCTCCGCGCAGACCCAGATCGACCGGGTCGACGCGATCGCCTCCGACGTCCAGGAGGTCACCTCCAACGCCTCCGCGCTGTCGACCACCGTCGCCTCGACCTTCGGCGGCCCGCTGGTCAAGGTCGCGGCCTTCGGCTACGGCGTCCGCCGGGCGCTCGGCGGCCGCAAGGGGGAGGACGTGCCCGCCAAGTCGGCCCGGCGTACCGTGATCGTGGGCCGGACGGTCCCCGCCGCACGACGCAAGCGGAAGTAA
- a CDS encoding AAA family ATPase yields the protein MQHAVGSPLPPPHQPGQGPHAGWAPAPHEPAAHRPVSHQPAAHSQGPHPGAPRRPAPVPPPPPGFPATPPGPVPPAPRQPPASHRSPAPQPPGPHPATAPQQPPAPSGPAPARHAPAPSGQDATGHVPLPPGGPAGAATAPPAPAPDATAATLAVLLIGPAGAGKTSVAKYWADHRRVPTAHISLDDVREWVRSGFADPQTGWNENSEAQYRLARRTCGFAARNFLANGISCILDDAVFPDRPVVGLGGWKRHVGPGLLPVVLLPGLDIVLERNAERTGNRRLTDEEVARIHGRMAGWYGSGLPIIDNSQLDIPGTARVLDEVLARAIASPPSW from the coding sequence ATGCAGCACGCAGTGGGTTCTCCGCTGCCGCCGCCCCACCAGCCGGGGCAGGGGCCGCACGCCGGCTGGGCGCCGGCCCCCCATGAGCCGGCCGCCCACCGGCCGGTCTCCCATCAGCCGGCGGCCCACTCCCAGGGCCCGCACCCGGGAGCACCCCGGCGGCCCGCGCCCGTACCCCCGCCGCCCCCCGGCTTCCCGGCCACCCCGCCGGGCCCCGTCCCGCCGGCCCCGCGGCAGCCTCCGGCTTCCCACCGGTCCCCGGCGCCGCAGCCCCCCGGGCCACATCCGGCCACGGCTCCGCAACAGCCGCCCGCGCCCTCCGGTCCGGCGCCCGCGCGGCACGCTCCGGCGCCGTCGGGCCAGGACGCCACCGGGCATGTGCCACTGCCGCCCGGCGGTCCGGCCGGCGCGGCGACGGCGCCGCCCGCCCCGGCCCCGGACGCGACGGCCGCCACCCTCGCCGTTCTCCTCATCGGACCGGCCGGTGCGGGCAAGACCAGTGTCGCCAAGTACTGGGCGGACCACCGGCGCGTCCCCACCGCCCACATCAGCCTGGACGACGTGCGCGAATGGGTCCGCTCCGGTTTCGCCGACCCCCAGACCGGCTGGAACGAGAACTCGGAGGCCCAGTACCGCCTGGCCCGCCGCACCTGCGGCTTCGCCGCCCGGAACTTCCTGGCCAACGGCATCTCCTGCATCCTGGACGACGCCGTCTTCCCGGACCGCCCGGTCGTGGGCCTCGGCGGCTGGAAGCGGCACGTGGGCCCCGGCCTGCTCCCGGTGGTCCTGCTGCCGGGCCTGGACATCGTCCTGGAGCGCAACGCGGAACGCACCGGCAACCGCCGCCTCACCGACGAGGAGGTGGCCCGCATCCACGGCCGCATGGCCGGCTGGTACGGCTCGGGCCTGCCGATCATCGACAACTCCCAGCTCGACATCCCCGGCACGGCGAGGGTCCTGGACGAGGTCCTGGCGAGAGCGATAGCGAGCCCGCCGAGCTGGTAG
- a CDS encoding shikimate dehydrogenase — protein MPTRATDGRRAAVLGSPIAHSLSPVLHRAAYEAAGLTGWSYDSFDVDEAALPGFLDRLGPEWAGLSLTMPLKRAVIPLLDEVSDTAASVDAVNTLIFTEDGRRRGDNTDIPGMVAALREHGIEEVGSAAILGAGATASSALAALARICTGEVVAYVRSEARAAEMRQWGERLDVEVRTADWADAAQALSAPLVIATTPAGTTDALAAAVPERPATLFDVLYDPWPTELAARWSMFGGAVVGGLDLLVHQAVLQFEQMTGQAPGPLEAMRQAGEKVLADG, from the coding sequence ATGCCAACACGGGCAACTGACGGCCGTCGTGCCGCCGTGCTCGGTTCTCCGATCGCCCACTCCCTCTCCCCGGTGCTGCACCGGGCGGCGTACGAGGCGGCCGGGCTCACCGGCTGGTCGTACGACAGCTTCGACGTCGACGAGGCCGCACTGCCCGGCTTCCTGGACCGGCTCGGGCCGGAGTGGGCCGGGCTGTCGCTGACCATGCCGCTGAAGCGGGCCGTCATCCCGCTGCTGGACGAGGTCAGCGACACCGCGGCCTCGGTCGACGCGGTCAACACGCTGATCTTCACCGAGGACGGACGCCGGCGCGGCGACAACACCGACATCCCGGGCATGGTGGCCGCCCTGCGGGAGCACGGCATCGAGGAGGTCGGCTCCGCCGCCATCCTGGGCGCCGGGGCCACCGCCTCCTCCGCGCTCGCCGCGCTGGCCCGGATCTGCACCGGGGAGGTCGTCGCCTACGTCCGCAGCGAGGCCCGCGCCGCCGAGATGCGGCAGTGGGGCGAGCGGCTCGACGTGGAGGTCCGCACCGCGGACTGGGCCGACGCCGCCCAGGCGCTGAGCGCCCCGCTGGTGATCGCCACCACGCCCGCCGGGACGACCGACGCCCTCGCCGCCGCCGTACCCGAACGCCCCGCCACCCTCTTCGACGTGCTCTACGACCCCTGGCCCACCGAACTGGCCGCGCGCTGGTCCATGTTCGGCGGCGCCGTGGTCGGCGGCCTCGACCTGCTGGTCCACCAGGCCGTGCTCCAGTTCGAACAGATGACCGGCCAGGCCCCGGGCCCGCTGGAGGCCATGCGGCAGGCCGGGGAGAAGGTGCTCGCCGACGGCTGA